The nucleotide sequence TAAGTACCGCAGTTTCCACCGGTGTGTATCTGCTTACTAAAAGCAGAATTGATGATGTAACAGCAATGCAACAGCGTAAATTATTAGAAGAAGTTGTGCCAAAAACCTATTTTGATAACGATGTTTTAGCCACTTGTAAAATGATTGAGTTAGAAAATCACACTTACTTAAATCGTCTTTATTTTGCAAAAAAATCGGAAAAAACGACCGCTTACTTAATTCAAAGTACCGCACCGGATGGTTATTCAGGCAACATCGTATTATTAATGGGTATAGAACCAAATGGTAATCTGTTAGGTGTTCGTACCCTTGAACATAAAGAAACACCGGGCTTGGGCGATAAAATTGAAACCCGTGTGTCAGACTGGATTTTATCTTTCACCAATAAACATTTTAGCTTAGAAAATGAAGCAGAGTGGAATGTGAAAAAAGATGGCGGACAATTCGACCAATTCACTGGTGCTACCATTACTCCTCGTGCAGTAGTGAATAATATCCGCCAAAGTGCAAAATGGGTGATTACCGAACTTGTACAAAATCCGCAAATGATCGACCAATTTAAAGAGTGTAGATAGGGGCAATAATGGAAAGAGAAAACCAAATCCCTGTAGCCAATATTGAAGCAGAACCTAAACAGGCAGCAGTGTGGAAAGATCTGTTTGCCGATGGTGTGTGGAAAAATAACGGTGCGTTAGTCCAATTATTAGGGCTTTGCCCTTTGTTAGCGGTTTCAAATAGCGTAACCAATGCGTTAGGCCTGGGCTTAGCGACAATGTTTGTGCTGATTTGCACTAATGTAACGGTATCGCTTTTCCGTAAAATTACACCGCACGATATCCGCATTCCAATTTATGTGATGATTATTGCAACGGTTGTAACGGCAGTACAGCTTCTAATGAATGCTTTTGCATTCCCTGTGTATCAATCGCTAGGTATTTTTATTCCGCTGATTGTGACTAACTGTATTGTGATTGGGCGAGCTGAAGCCTACGCCTCGAAAAATGAAGTCAAATTCTCCGCCTTTGACGGTTTTTCAATGGGGCTAGGAATGACATTAAGCCTTGTGGTGTTAGGAGCGTTGCGTGAGATTCTTGGTAATGGAACGCTTTTCTATGGTTTAGATTTATTATTTGGCGACTGGGCAAAAGCACTCTATATTGACGTATTGCATATTGATTCAGGTTTGCTGCTTGCAATTTTACCACCTGGAGCTTTTATCGGGCTTGGGGTGATATTGGCGGTGAAGAATATTATTGATAAGAGATAAGATTTCGTTACTTTTCTTTGCACAAGCAA is from Mannheimia varigena and encodes:
- the rsxG gene encoding electron transport complex subunit RsxG translates to MNTSKITLKYALILGLIALLSTAVSTGVYLLTKSRIDDVTAMQQRKLLEEVVPKTYFDNDVLATCKMIELENHTYLNRLYFAKKSEKTTAYLIQSTAPDGYSGNIVLLMGIEPNGNLLGVRTLEHKETPGLGDKIETRVSDWILSFTNKHFSLENEAEWNVKKDGGQFDQFTGATITPRAVVNNIRQSAKWVITELVQNPQMIDQFKECR
- a CDS encoding electron transport complex subunit E; this translates as MERENQIPVANIEAEPKQAAVWKDLFADGVWKNNGALVQLLGLCPLLAVSNSVTNALGLGLATMFVLICTNVTVSLFRKITPHDIRIPIYVMIIATVVTAVQLLMNAFAFPVYQSLGIFIPLIVTNCIVIGRAEAYASKNEVKFSAFDGFSMGLGMTLSLVVLGALREILGNGTLFYGLDLLFGDWAKALYIDVLHIDSGLLLAILPPGAFIGLGVILAVKNIIDKR